One Arachis hypogaea cultivar Tifrunner chromosome 2, arahy.Tifrunner.gnm2.J5K5, whole genome shotgun sequence genomic window, CTTATTTCAAGCGGATGTTGTTCGAAAAGGTGGCTCCGGAGGATATAACATTGAATGCTTTGATTGGTGTATGTGCAAAGCTTCATGATATAGAAATTGGAGTACAACTGCACTGTTTTGCAATGAAAAGAGGACTTGATTTGGATTGTTTTGTAGGTAGTGCTTTGGTtgatttttatgcaaaatttggTTTGGTTGAGAATTCAAGGATGGTTTTTTGTGCTGTTACACATAGAGATTTGGTTATGTTGAATGTCGTGATTTCTTGTTATGCCCTGAATTGTTTACCAGAAGAGGCCTTTAGCATTTTCAACTCAATGAGATCGGATGGTGCTAATGGCGACGAATTCACTTTTAGCAGCCTGCTAAGTATATGTGATATTTTCGAATATTATGATTTTGGAAAGCAAGCTCATAGTCTTATTCTGAAACTGTCATTTGAATCCGATATTCTAGTGGCGAATGCATTAATCAAAATATGTACGCAAAAAATGAAGATGTAACTGATGCAAAGAGAGTATTTGACAAGATGGCGATTCGAAATGTTGTGGCATGGAATACCGTGATTGTTGGGTGTGGAAATTGTGGCGAAGTGATTGATGTTATGAAGATTCTCAGAGATATGTTACTCGAAGGATTTTTCCCCGATGAACTCACTATTTCCAGCGTTCTTAGCTCGTGTGGCTATGCTTCTGCCATAACTGAAACTCAGCAAGCTCATGCCTTGGCAGTTAAGCTGTCATTTCAAGAATTTGTATCTGTTTCCAATTCTTTGATTACTGCATACTCCAAGTGTGGTAACATAACTAATGCATTCAAATGCTTCAGATTGATGTTAGAACCTGATCTTGTTACATACACTTCACTGATAAATGCATATGCATTCCATGGTCTTGGCAAAGAAGCAGCTGAGAAGTTTGAGAAGATGATATCTTGCGGCATAAAACCTGACCGGATTTCTTTTCTTGGCATTCTCTCTGCTTGTGTGCATTGCGGATTCGTGAACGCAGGACTGCACTACTTCACATTAATGACAGATGTGTAACATATTATTCCTGATTCAGATCACTATACTTGCgttattgatctccttggaagaCATGGTTTCATAAACGAAGCCTTTGAATTCTTGAAATCAATTCCAATTCAAGCTGAATCGAACATGTTAGGAGCATT contains:
- the LOC114924641 gene encoding pentatricopeptide repeat-containing protein At2g46050, mitochondrial-like; the encoded protein is MAPILVLLGPEIVHLFCAKALKVAAIRAFLPEGKQLHAHLIKFGFCHVLSVQNQILSIYLKCNETKDALKLFDELPGRNVISWNIVIRGVVGCGNENVLNPYLGFSYFKRMLFEKVAPEDITLNALIGVCAKLHDIEIGVQLHCFAMKRGLDLDCFVGSALVDFYAKFGLVENSRMVFCAVTHRDLVMLNVVISCYALNCLPEEAFSIFNSMRSDGANGDEFTFSSLLSICDIFEYYDFGKQAHSLILKLSFESDILVANALIKICTQKMKM
- the LOC112738504 gene encoding putative pentatricopeptide repeat-containing protein At1g68930, whose amino-acid sequence is MAIRNVVAWNTVIVGCGNCGEVIDVMKILRDMLLEGFFPDELTISSVLSSCGYASAITETQQAHALAVKLSFQEFVSVSNSLITAYSKCGNITNAFKCFRLMLEPDLVTYTSLINAYAFHGLGKEAAEKFEKMISCGIKPDRISFLGILSACVHCGFVNAGLHYFTLMTDV